In Streptomyces sp. NBC_00091, the following proteins share a genomic window:
- the ruvB gene encoding Holliday junction branch migration DNA helicase RuvB, with translation MNWDDDTENAEPDRLVAAAADGEDTAVEAALRPKDLGEFVGQEKVRQQLDLVLKAARQRGATADHVLLSGAPGLGKTTLSMIIAAEMGAPIRITSGPAIQHAGDLAAILSSLQEGEVLFLDEIHRMSRPAEEMLYMAMEDFRVDVIVGKGPGATAIPLELPPFTLVGATTRAGLLPPPLRDRFGFTGHMEFYAPEELERVIHRSARLLDVEIDTAGAAEIAGRSRGTPRIANRLLRRVRDYAQVRADGVITREVAGTALQVYEVDARGLDRLDRGVLEALLKLFGGGPVGLSTLAVAVGEERETVEEVAEPFLVREGLLARTPRGRVATPAAWAHLGLVPPQQSGSGSSGQQGLFGA, from the coding sequence GTGAACTGGGACGACGACACCGAGAACGCCGAGCCGGACCGGCTGGTCGCGGCCGCGGCCGACGGCGAGGACACCGCCGTCGAGGCGGCCCTGCGCCCGAAGGACCTCGGCGAGTTCGTCGGCCAGGAGAAGGTCCGCCAGCAGCTGGACCTCGTCCTGAAGGCCGCCCGCCAGCGCGGCGCCACCGCCGACCACGTGCTGCTGTCCGGCGCGCCCGGCCTCGGCAAGACCACCCTCTCCATGATCATCGCCGCCGAGATGGGCGCGCCGATCCGGATCACCTCCGGCCCCGCCATCCAGCACGCCGGAGACCTCGCCGCGATCCTCTCCTCCCTCCAGGAGGGCGAGGTCCTCTTCCTCGACGAGATCCACCGCATGTCCCGGCCCGCCGAGGAGATGCTGTACATGGCCATGGAGGACTTCCGCGTCGACGTGATCGTCGGCAAGGGGCCCGGAGCCACCGCCATCCCCCTGGAGCTGCCGCCGTTCACCCTCGTCGGGGCGACGACCCGCGCCGGCCTGCTGCCCCCGCCGCTGCGGGACCGCTTCGGCTTCACCGGGCACATGGAGTTCTACGCCCCCGAGGAGCTGGAACGCGTCATTCACCGATCCGCCCGCCTCCTCGACGTGGAGATCGACACCGCCGGCGCAGCCGAGATCGCCGGCCGCTCCCGGGGCACCCCGCGCATCGCCAACCGGCTGCTGCGCCGGGTGCGCGACTACGCCCAGGTGAGGGCCGACGGGGTGATCACCCGTGAGGTGGCCGGCACCGCCCTCCAGGTGTACGAGGTGGACGCGCGCGGGCTCGACCGGCTGGACCGGGGCGTGCTGGAGGCCCTGCTCAAGCTGTTCGGCGGCGGCCCCGTCGGGCTGTCCACCCTCGCCGTGGCCGTCGGCGAGGAGCGGGAGACCGTCGAGGAGGTCGCCGAGCCCTTCCTGGTACGGGAGGGTCTGCTCGCCCGCACCCCCCGCGGGCGGGTCGCGACCCCCGCCGCATGGGCTCACCTGGGGCTCGTCCCGCCGCAGCAGTCCGGCAGTGGATCAAGCGGACAACAGGGCCTGTTCGGGGCCTGA
- the pgsA gene encoding phosphatidylinositol phosphate synthase, with product MLNKYARAFFTRVLTPFAAFLLRRGVSPDAVTLIGTAGVVAGALVFFPRGEFFWGTITITLFVFSDLVDGNMARQAGVSSRWGAFLDSTLDRVADAAIFGGLALWYAGLGNDNVLCAVAIFCLASGQVVSYTKARGESIGLPVAVNGLIERAERLVISLVAAGLSGLQTFGVPSWIGVLLPVALWIVAVGSLVTLIQRVVTVRRESAEADAAAAGAEGGAA from the coding sequence ATGCTGAACAAGTACGCGCGTGCGTTCTTCACGCGTGTTCTCACGCCGTTCGCCGCATTTCTCCTGCGCCGGGGGGTGAGCCCGGATGCCGTCACCCTCATCGGCACCGCCGGAGTGGTGGCCGGCGCGCTGGTCTTCTTCCCCCGGGGCGAGTTCTTCTGGGGCACGATCACCATCACCCTCTTCGTCTTCTCCGACCTGGTGGACGGGAACATGGCCCGCCAGGCCGGGGTCTCCAGCCGGTGGGGCGCGTTCCTCGACTCCACGCTCGACCGGGTGGCCGACGCGGCCATCTTCGGCGGCCTCGCGCTCTGGTACGCGGGCCTGGGCAACGACAACGTGCTGTGCGCGGTGGCGATCTTCTGCCTGGCCAGCGGGCAGGTGGTCTCGTACACCAAGGCCCGCGGCGAGTCGATCGGGCTGCCGGTCGCCGTCAACGGGCTCATCGAGCGCGCCGAGCGCCTGGTGATCTCGCTGGTCGCGGCCGGTCTCTCCGGGCTGCAGACCTTCGGGGTCCCGTCGTGGATCGGGGTGCTGCTGCCCGTGGCGCTGTGGATCGTGGCGGTGGGCTCGCTCGTCACGCTGATCCAGCGGGTGGTCACCGTACGCCGTGAGTCGGCCGAGGCCGACGCGGCGGCCGCCGGCGCCGAGGGCGGTGCCGCCTGA
- the yajC gene encoding preprotein translocase subunit YajC — protein sequence MNLVTLLPFIVLIGAMFLMTRSAKKKQQAAAQMRNEMTPGTGVRTIGGMYATVKEIGEDTVTLEVAPGVHAIFAKNAIGAVLDDEEYNRIVHGTPDDLTIDTPVVPDDASSLTEGDAPKTDEAPKLDLGKSDEPKGDEPKADEPKAEEPKDGKTDGEPGAK from the coding sequence GTGAATCTCGTGACACTCCTCCCGTTCATCGTGCTCATCGGGGCGATGTTCCTGATGACCCGCTCCGCCAAGAAGAAGCAGCAGGCGGCCGCGCAGATGCGCAACGAAATGACGCCCGGTACCGGCGTCCGGACCATCGGCGGCATGTACGCCACGGTCAAGGAGATCGGTGAGGACACGGTCACCCTCGAGGTGGCTCCCGGTGTCCACGCGATCTTCGCGAAGAACGCCATCGGCGCCGTGCTGGACGACGAGGAGTACAACCGCATCGTCCACGGCACCCCCGATGACCTGACCATCGACACGCCGGTCGTTCCGGACGACGCATCCTCGCTGACCGAGGGCGACGCCCCGAAGACGGACGAGGCCCCCAAGCTCGACCTGGGCAAGAGCGACGAGCCCAAGGGCGACGAGCCGAAGGCCGACGAGCCGAAGGCCGAGGAGCCGAAGGACGGCAAGACCGACGGCGAGCCCGGCGCGAAGTAG
- the ruvA gene encoding Holliday junction branch migration protein RuvA, translating to MIAFVSGPVAALAPTLAVIEVGGVGMAVQCTPNTIAGLRIGEQARLATSLVVREDSLTLYGFADDDERQVFELLQTASGVGPRVAQAMLGVHSPDALRLAISTGDAKALTAVPGIGPKGAQKLLLELKGKLGAPLGAGGLVGAQRAVSAGPAPWTEQLQAALIGLGYAAREADEAVSAVTPQAEAAIAAGGSAPVPQLLRAALQSLNRAR from the coding sequence ATGATCGCCTTCGTGAGCGGCCCGGTCGCCGCGCTCGCCCCCACCCTGGCCGTGATCGAGGTCGGCGGTGTGGGGATGGCCGTCCAGTGCACGCCGAACACCATCGCCGGCCTGCGGATCGGGGAACAGGCCCGGCTGGCGACCTCGCTGGTCGTACGGGAGGACTCGCTCACCCTGTACGGCTTCGCGGACGACGACGAACGCCAGGTCTTCGAGCTGCTCCAGACCGCCAGCGGGGTCGGGCCGCGCGTGGCCCAGGCGATGCTCGGGGTGCACAGCCCGGACGCGCTGCGGCTGGCCATCTCCACCGGCGACGCGAAGGCGCTGACGGCGGTGCCCGGCATCGGCCCGAAGGGCGCCCAGAAGCTGCTGCTGGAGCTCAAGGGCAAGCTGGGCGCCCCCCTGGGGGCCGGCGGGCTCGTCGGCGCGCAGCGGGCGGTCTCCGCCGGGCCCGCGCCCTGGACGGAGCAGCTCCAGGCGGCGCTCATCGGGCTCGGCTACGCCGCCCGGGAGGCCGACGAGGCGGTCTCCGCCGTGACCCCGCAGGCCGAGGCGGCCATCGCCGCCGGAGGCTCCGCCCCCGTGCCCCAGCTGTTGCGCGCCGCCCTCCAGTCCCTGAACCGCGCCCGCTGA
- the pdxT gene encoding pyridoxal 5'-phosphate synthase glutaminase subunit PdxT, with the protein MTNTPVIGVLALQGDVREHLIALASADAVARPVRRPEELAEVDALVIPGGESTTMSKLAVLFGMLEPLRERVRAGMPVYGTCAGMIMLADKLLDGRDDQETLGGIDMIVRRNAFGRQNESFEAQVDFSGIAGGPVEGVFIRAPWVESVGAAAEVLATYDGHTVAVRQGNVLATSFHPELTGDDRVHAYFVDMVRAGL; encoded by the coding sequence ATGACGAACACACCCGTGATCGGTGTCCTGGCCCTCCAGGGCGACGTACGGGAGCACCTGATCGCCCTGGCATCGGCTGACGCCGTGGCCAGGCCGGTCCGGCGTCCCGAGGAGCTCGCCGAGGTCGACGCCCTGGTGATCCCCGGCGGCGAGTCCACGACCATGTCCAAGCTCGCCGTGCTCTTCGGCATGCTCGAGCCGCTGCGCGAGCGCGTGCGCGCCGGCATGCCGGTCTACGGCACCTGCGCCGGCATGATCATGCTCGCCGACAAGCTGCTGGACGGCCGTGACGACCAGGAGACGCTCGGCGGCATCGACATGATCGTGCGCCGCAACGCCTTCGGCCGCCAGAACGAGTCCTTCGAGGCGCAGGTCGACTTCTCGGGCATAGCGGGCGGTCCCGTCGAGGGCGTCTTCATCCGCGCCCCGTGGGTCGAGTCGGTCGGCGCCGCCGCCGAAGTGCTCGCCACGTACGACGGCCACACGGTCGCCGTGCGCCAGGGCAACGTCCTCGCCACCTCGTTCCACCCCGAACTGACCGGGGACGACCGCGTCCACGCGTACTTCGTCGACATGGTGCGCGCGGGGCTGTAA
- the ruvC gene encoding crossover junction endodeoxyribonuclease RuvC produces MRVLGVDPGLTRCGVGVVEGVAGRPLTMIGVGVVRTPAEAELGDRLVAIEAGIEEWLDAHRPEVVAVERVFSQHNVRTVMGTAQASAVAMLCAARRGIPVALHTPSEVKAAVTGSGRADKAQVGAMVTRLLRLAEPPRPADAADALALAICHIWRAPAQSRLQQAVAQHATALKGRTR; encoded by the coding sequence GTGCGCGTACTCGGCGTGGACCCAGGGCTGACCAGGTGCGGTGTCGGCGTGGTCGAGGGAGTCGCCGGGCGGCCCCTGACCATGATCGGCGTCGGGGTCGTCCGGACTCCGGCCGAGGCCGAGCTGGGGGACCGGCTCGTCGCCATCGAGGCCGGCATCGAGGAGTGGCTCGACGCGCACCGGCCCGAGGTCGTCGCCGTGGAGCGCGTCTTCAGCCAGCACAACGTCCGCACCGTCATGGGCACCGCCCAGGCCAGCGCCGTCGCCATGCTGTGCGCCGCGCGCCGCGGCATACCGGTGGCCCTGCACACCCCCAGTGAGGTCAAGGCCGCCGTCACCGGCAGCGGCCGCGCCGACAAGGCGCAGGTCGGAGCGATGGTGACCCGGCTGCTGCGGCTCGCCGAACCGCCCAGGCCGGCCGACGCCGCGGACGCCCTCGCCCTCGCCATCTGCCACATCTGGCGGGCCCCCGCCCAAAGCCGCCTCCAGCAGGCGGTCGCCCAGCACGCCACCGCCCTGAAAGGCCGTACCCGATGA
- a CDS encoding phosphatidylinositol mannoside acyltransferase translates to MATAKDKLVDGLYGLGWAGVKKLPEPAAVALGRKIADVAWKRRGKSVLRLESNLARVVPDASPERLRELSHAGMRSYMRYWMESFRLPAMDPKRFGEDVRLEDDHLLREAIASGRGVIAALPHLANWDLAGAWVTGHLGVPFTTVAERLKPESLYDRFVAYRESLGMEVLPHNGGASFGTLARRLRSGGLICLVADRDLSASGVEVDFFGATARMPAGPALLAQQTGAVLLPVTLYYGDSPKLYGRFHPEVEVPKQGTRTEKTAAMTQAVADAFASGIAEHPEDWHMLQRLWLDDLEERQQ, encoded by the coding sequence ATGGCCACGGCGAAGGACAAGTTGGTCGACGGGCTGTACGGGCTCGGCTGGGCGGGCGTGAAGAAGCTCCCCGAGCCGGCGGCGGTGGCCCTCGGCCGCAAGATCGCGGACGTGGCGTGGAAGCGGCGCGGCAAGAGCGTGCTGCGGCTGGAGTCCAACCTGGCCCGGGTGGTGCCGGACGCGAGCCCCGAGCGGCTGCGCGAGCTGTCGCACGCGGGCATGCGTTCGTACATGCGCTACTGGATGGAGTCCTTCCGGCTGCCCGCCATGGACCCGAAACGGTTCGGCGAGGACGTCCGGCTCGAGGACGACCACCTCCTGCGCGAGGCGATCGCCTCCGGGCGCGGGGTCATCGCGGCCCTGCCGCACCTGGCCAACTGGGACCTGGCCGGGGCCTGGGTCACCGGCCACCTGGGCGTTCCCTTCACCACCGTCGCCGAGCGGCTCAAGCCCGAATCCCTCTACGACCGCTTCGTGGCCTACCGGGAGAGCCTGGGCATGGAGGTCCTGCCGCACAACGGCGGCGCCTCCTTCGGCACCCTGGCGCGCCGGCTGCGCTCCGGCGGGCTGATCTGCCTCGTCGCCGACCGGGACCTGTCGGCCTCCGGGGTCGAGGTGGACTTCTTCGGCGCCACGGCCCGGATGCCCGCCGGGCCCGCGCTGCTGGCGCAGCAGACCGGGGCGGTCCTGCTGCCGGTCACCCTGTACTACGGGGACTCCCCGAAGCTGTACGGCCGGTTCCACCCCGAGGTGGAGGTGCCGAAGCAGGGCACGCGGACCGAGAAGACCGCCGCCATGACCCAGGCGGTGGCGGACGCCTTCGCGTCGGGGATCGCCGAGCACCCGGAGGACTGGCACATGCTGCAGCGCTTGTGGCTCGACGACCTGGAGGAGCGCCAGCAGTGA
- the pdxS gene encoding pyridoxal 5'-phosphate synthase lyase subunit PdxS: MSTLPTSSQSAESAIGTSRVKRGMAEQLKGGVIMDVVNAEQAKIAEDAGAVAVMALERVPADIRKDGGVARMSDPNMIEEIIEAVSIPVMAKSRIGHFVEAQVLQSLGVDYIDESEVLTPADEVNHSDKWAFTTPFVCGATNLGEALRRIAEGAAMIRSKGEAGTGNVVEAVRHLRQIKNEIAKLRGFDNNELYAAAKELRAPYELVKEVAELGKLPVVLFSAGGVATPADAALMRQLGAEGVFVGSGIFKSGDPAKRAAAIVKATTFYDDPKIIADASRNLGEAMVGINCDTLPEAERYANRGW; encoded by the coding sequence GTGAGCACGCTTCCCACCTCTTCCCAGTCCGCTGAGTCGGCCATCGGCACCTCCCGCGTCAAGCGCGGCATGGCCGAGCAGCTCAAGGGCGGCGTGATCATGGACGTGGTCAACGCCGAGCAGGCGAAGATCGCCGAGGACGCCGGCGCCGTGGCCGTCATGGCCCTGGAGCGGGTCCCCGCCGACATCCGCAAGGACGGCGGCGTGGCCCGCATGTCCGACCCCAACATGATCGAAGAGATCATCGAGGCCGTCTCGATCCCGGTCATGGCCAAGTCCCGCATCGGCCACTTCGTCGAGGCCCAGGTCCTGCAGTCCCTCGGTGTCGACTACATCGACGAGTCCGAGGTCCTGACCCCGGCCGACGAGGTCAACCACTCCGACAAGTGGGCCTTCACCACCCCCTTCGTCTGTGGCGCCACCAACCTGGGCGAGGCCCTGCGCCGCATCGCCGAGGGCGCGGCCATGATCCGTTCTAAGGGCGAGGCCGGCACCGGCAACGTCGTCGAGGCCGTCCGCCACCTGCGCCAGATCAAGAACGAGATCGCCAAGCTGCGCGGCTTCGACAACAACGAGCTGTACGCCGCCGCCAAGGAGCTGCGCGCCCCGTACGAGCTCGTCAAGGAGGTCGCCGAGCTCGGCAAGCTCCCGGTCGTGCTGTTCTCCGCCGGTGGCGTCGCCACCCCGGCCGACGCCGCCCTGATGCGCCAGCTCGGCGCCGAGGGCGTCTTCGTCGGCTCCGGCATCTTCAAGTCGGGCGACCCGGCCAAGCGCGCCGCCGCCATCGTGAAGGCCACCACGTTCTACGACGACCCGAAGATCATCGCGGACGCGTCCCGCAACCTGGGCGAGGCCATGGTCGGCATCAACTGCGACACCCTCCCCGAGGCCGAGCGCTACGCCAACCGCGGCTGGTAA
- a CDS encoding elongation factor G-like protein EF-G2 — protein sequence MGATSHQAGAAGRALTADRPDSVRNVVLVGHSGAGKTTLVEALALTAGAVNRAGRVEDGGTVSDYDEIEHRRQRSIQLSLVPVEWAGIKINILDTPGYADFVGELRAGLRAADAALFVVSASDGIDGATRMVWDECEAVGMPRAIVVTHLEAARADYSQMTAVCGEIFGAEDPDAVIPLYLPLHGPAGPDGHAPVTGLLGLLSRRVYDYGSGERTERDPDPAELALIDGARSRLIEGIIAESEDESLMDRYLGGEDIDIKTLVDDLERAVARGTFHPVLMAAPAADGARQGLGTVELLELVTGGFPTPAERAPLTVTTPDGAPRPAVTCDPAGPLLAEVVKTSSDPYVGRVSLVRVFSGTLHPEETVHVSGHGQADRGHEDHDLDERIGTLTSPFGKQQRTLGTCIAGDLACVAKLTRAETGDTLSAKDAPLLMEPWPMPEPLLPLAIEAHSKADEDKLSQGLARLVAEDPTMRLEQNPHTRQLVLWCLGEAHQDVALERLRTRYGVQVDPVPHKVSLRETFGAKAAGRGRHVKQSGGHGQFAICEIEVEPLPPGSGIEFVDKVVGGAVPRQFIPSVEKGVRAQAARGIAAGYPLVDVRITLRDGKAHSVDSSDAAFQTAGALALREAAADTPIHLLEPVAELDVEVPDEYVGPVMSDLAGRRGRVVGTEQAGPGRSRVRAEIPEIEIGRYAVELRSVSHGTGRFSRAYARHEPMPAHLADKVREQAEKGSQLT from the coding sequence ATGGGAGCCACATCACACCAAGCCGGAGCCGCCGGCAGGGCACTGACGGCCGACCGCCCCGATTCCGTACGGAACGTCGTGCTGGTCGGCCACAGCGGCGCCGGGAAGACCACACTGGTCGAAGCCCTGGCCCTGACAGCGGGGGCCGTGAACCGGGCCGGACGGGTCGAGGACGGGGGCACGGTCTCGGACTACGACGAGATCGAGCACCGCCGCCAGCGCTCCATCCAGCTCTCCCTGGTCCCCGTCGAATGGGCCGGAATCAAGATCAACATCCTGGACACCCCCGGATACGCCGACTTCGTCGGGGAACTCAGGGCCGGTCTGCGCGCCGCGGACGCGGCCCTCTTCGTCGTCTCCGCCTCCGACGGGATCGACGGAGCCACCCGGATGGTCTGGGACGAATGCGAGGCCGTCGGCATGCCGCGCGCCATCGTCGTCACCCATTTGGAGGCTGCCCGCGCCGACTACTCCCAGATGACCGCGGTCTGCGGCGAGATCTTCGGCGCCGAGGACCCGGACGCCGTCATCCCGCTCTACCTGCCGCTGCACGGACCGGCCGGACCCGACGGCCACGCCCCCGTCACCGGCCTGCTGGGCCTGCTCTCCCGGCGCGTCTACGACTACGGCTCCGGCGAACGCACCGAGCGCGATCCGGACCCCGCCGAACTCGCCCTCATCGACGGCGCCCGCTCCCGCCTCATCGAGGGGATCATCGCCGAGAGCGAGGACGAGAGCCTCATGGACCGCTACCTCGGCGGCGAGGACATCGACATCAAGACCCTCGTCGACGATCTCGAGCGGGCCGTGGCCCGGGGTACCTTCCACCCCGTCCTGATGGCCGCCCCCGCCGCCGACGGCGCCCGCCAGGGCCTGGGCACCGTGGAACTCCTCGAACTGGTCACCGGCGGCTTCCCCACCCCCGCCGAACGCGCCCCCCTCACCGTCACCACCCCCGACGGAGCCCCCCGCCCCGCCGTCACCTGCGACCCCGCCGGACCGCTCCTCGCCGAGGTCGTCAAGACCTCCTCCGACCCCTACGTCGGACGCGTCTCCCTGGTCCGCGTCTTCTCCGGCACCCTCCACCCCGAGGAGACCGTCCACGTCTCCGGCCACGGCCAGGCCGACCGGGGGCACGAGGACCACGATCTCGACGAACGGATCGGCACCCTCACCTCCCCCTTCGGCAAACAGCAGCGCACCCTTGGCACCTGCATCGCGGGCGACCTCGCCTGCGTGGCCAAACTCACCCGCGCCGAGACCGGCGACACCCTCTCCGCCAAGGACGCACCGCTCCTGATGGAACCCTGGCCGATGCCCGAGCCGCTGCTCCCCCTCGCCATCGAGGCCCACAGCAAGGCCGACGAGGACAAGCTCTCCCAGGGCCTGGCCCGGCTGGTCGCCGAGGACCCCACGATGCGGCTGGAGCAGAACCCGCACACCCGCCAGCTCGTCCTGTGGTGCCTGGGCGAGGCCCACCAGGACGTGGCACTGGAGCGGCTGCGGACCCGCTACGGAGTCCAGGTCGACCCCGTCCCCCACAAGGTCAGCCTGCGCGAGACCTTCGGCGCCAAGGCCGCCGGGCGCGGCCGGCACGTCAAACAGTCCGGCGGCCACGGCCAGTTCGCCATCTGCGAGATCGAGGTCGAACCGCTCCCGCCCGGCAGCGGCATCGAGTTCGTCGACAAGGTGGTCGGCGGCGCCGTGCCCCGCCAGTTCATCCCGTCCGTGGAGAAGGGCGTACGGGCCCAGGCCGCCCGCGGCATCGCGGCCGGCTATCCGCTGGTCGACGTACGGATCACCCTGCGCGACGGCAAGGCGCACTCGGTGGACTCCTCCGACGCCGCCTTCCAGACGGCGGGCGCCCTCGCCCTGCGCGAAGCCGCCGCCGACACCCCGATCCACCTCCTGGAACCCGTCGCCGAACTCGACGTCGAGGTGCCCGACGAGTACGTGGGCCCGGTCATGAGCGATCTCGCGGGCCGCCGCGGCCGTGTCGTCGGCACCGAGCAGGCCGGCCCCGGCCGGTCCCGGGTGCGCGCCGAGATCCCCGAGATCGAGATCGGCCGCTACGCCGTGGAGCTGCGCTCCGTGTCCCACGGCACGGGCCGGTTCAGCCGCGCCTACGCCCGGCACGAGCCCATGCCGGCCCATCTCGCGGACAAGGTTCGCGAACAGGCTGAGAAGGGAAGCCAGTTGACATAG
- a CDS encoding glycosyltransferase family 4 protein, which translates to MKIGIVCPYSWDVPGGVQFHIRDLAEHLIRRGHEVSVLAPADDETPLPPYVVSAGRAVPVPYNGSVARLNFGFLSAARVRRWLHDGVFDVIHIHEPASPSLGLLSCWAAQGPIVATFHTSNPRSRAMIAAYPILQPALEKISARIAVSEYARRTLVEHLGGDAVVIPNGVDVDFFAKADPNPSWSGRTLGFIGRIDEPRKGLPVLMAAFPRIVEECPDVRLLVAGRGDEEEAVASLPAELRSRVEFLGMVSDEDKARLLRSVDVYVAPNTGGESFGIILVEALSAGAAVLASDLDAFAQVLDQGAAGELFANEDAGSLAAAAVALLRDPARRAELSARGSAHVRRFDWSTVGADILAVYETVTDGAAAVATDERVPLRTRLGFSRDTH; encoded by the coding sequence GTGAAGATCGGCATCGTGTGCCCGTACTCGTGGGACGTCCCGGGCGGCGTCCAGTTCCACATCCGTGACCTGGCGGAGCACCTGATCCGCCGGGGCCACGAGGTGTCGGTGCTGGCCCCGGCGGACGACGAGACCCCGCTGCCCCCCTACGTGGTCTCGGCGGGACGGGCGGTGCCGGTGCCGTACAACGGGTCGGTGGCCCGGCTGAACTTCGGCTTCCTCTCGGCGGCCCGGGTGCGGCGCTGGCTGCACGACGGGGTGTTCGACGTGATCCACATCCACGAGCCGGCCTCCCCGTCCCTGGGGCTGCTGTCCTGCTGGGCGGCTCAGGGGCCGATCGTGGCGACGTTCCACACCTCCAACCCGCGTTCCCGGGCGATGATCGCCGCGTACCCGATCCTCCAGCCGGCGCTGGAGAAGATCAGCGCCCGGATCGCGGTGAGCGAGTACGCCCGGCGCACGCTGGTGGAACACCTCGGCGGGGACGCCGTGGTCATCCCCAACGGGGTCGACGTGGACTTCTTCGCCAAGGCCGACCCGAACCCGTCCTGGTCCGGCCGGACCCTCGGCTTCATCGGCCGCATCGACGAACCCCGCAAGGGCCTGCCCGTCCTCATGGCGGCCTTCCCCCGCATCGTGGAGGAGTGCCCGGACGTACGGCTCCTCGTGGCGGGCCGCGGCGACGAGGAGGAGGCGGTGGCCTCGCTGCCGGCGGAGCTGCGCTCGCGCGTGGAGTTCCTCGGCATGGTCTCCGACGAGGACAAGGCGCGCCTGCTGCGCAGCGTGGACGTCTACGTCGCCCCCAACACCGGCGGCGAGAGCTTCGGGATCATCCTCGTCGAGGCCCTGTCGGCCGGGGCGGCGGTACTGGCCTCGGACCTCGACGCCTTCGCCCAGGTACTGGACCAGGGCGCCGCGGGGGAGCTGTTCGCCAACGAGGACGCCGGCTCGCTGGCCGCGGCGGCGGTCGCCCTGCTCCGCGACCCGGCCCGGCGCGCGGAGCTGAGCGCCCGCGGCTCGGCGCACGTACGCCGCTTCGACTGGTCGACGGTCGGCGCCGACATCCTGGCCGTCTACGAGACCGTGACCGACGGCGCGGCCGCCGTCGCCACCGACGAGCGCGTCCCCCTCCGCACCCGCCTCGGCTTCTCGCGGGACACCCACTAG
- a CDS encoding YebC/PmpR family DNA-binding transcriptional regulator, giving the protein MSGHSKWATTKHKKAVVDAKRGKLFAKLIKNIEVAARMGGADVDGNPTLFDAIQKAKKSSVPNKNIDSAVKRGGGLEAGGADYETIMYEGYGPNGVAVLIECLTDNRNRAASDVRVAMTRNGGSMADPGSVSYLFNRKGVVLLPKGELSEDDVLETVLEAGAEEVNDLGDSFEIISEATDMVAVRTALQEAGIDYDSADSNFLPTMQVELDEEGARKIFKLIDALEDSDDVQNVFANFDVSDEVMEKVDA; this is encoded by the coding sequence ATGTCCGGCCACTCTAAATGGGCTACGACGAAGCACAAGAAGGCCGTGGTTGACGCCAAGCGCGGCAAGCTCTTCGCGAAGCTGATCAAGAACATCGAGGTCGCGGCCCGTATGGGCGGCGCCGACGTCGATGGCAACCCGACCCTCTTCGACGCCATCCAGAAGGCCAAGAAGAGCTCGGTACCGAACAAGAACATCGACTCCGCGGTCAAGCGCGGCGGCGGCCTCGAGGCCGGCGGCGCCGACTACGAGACGATCATGTACGAAGGCTACGGACCGAACGGTGTCGCGGTGCTCATCGAGTGCCTCACCGACAACCGCAACCGTGCCGCGTCCGACGTGCGCGTCGCCATGACCCGCAACGGCGGTTCGATGGCCGACCCGGGCTCGGTCTCGTACCTGTTCAACCGCAAGGGCGTTGTCCTGCTGCCCAAGGGCGAGCTCTCCGAGGACGACGTCCTGGAGACGGTGCTCGAGGCCGGTGCCGAGGAGGTCAACGACCTCGGCGACAGCTTCGAGATCATCAGCGAGGCCACCGACATGGTCGCGGTCCGCACCGCGCTCCAGGAGGCGGGCATCGACTACGACTCGGCCGACTCCAACTTCCTGCCGACCATGCAGGTCGAGCTGGACGAAGAGGGCGCGCGCAAGATCTTCAAGCTGATCGACGCGCTGGAGGACAGCGACGACGTGCAGAACGTCTTCGCCAACTTCGACGTGTCGGACGAGGTCATGGAGAAGGTCGACGCCTGA